One stretch of Nitratiruptor tergarcus DSM 16512 DNA includes these proteins:
- a CDS encoding thioredoxin family protein: protein MKIDILGTGCAKCRALEENVKKAVAQSGKFAQVEKVEDITKIMEYGVMSTPGLVIDGKVVSVGKVLSVDEIVKLLG from the coding sequence ATGAAAATAGATATTTTAGGAACAGGGTGTGCGAAGTGCAGGGCACTCGAGGAGAATGTAAAAAAAGCGGTTGCGCAAAGTGGCAAATTTGCTCAGGTAGAAAAGGTTGAAGATATAACAAAGATCATGGAGTATGGTGTCATGAGTACGCCAGGGCTTGTGATTGATGGGAAGGTGGTGAGTGTAGGAAAAGTGCTCAGTGTAGATGAG
- a CDS encoding arsenate reductase ArsC has translation MKRVLILCTGNSCRSIIAEGLVNKYLKPQGIEALSAGSNPSGRINPHAKKVLQEEGAWDERYHSKSIEEVMEYAPFDLVVTVCDNAKESCPVFPGETKTIHEGFADPDGKPYEAFVATKEEIKRRLLPRIEKELKGA, from the coding sequence ATGAAAAGGGTGTTAATTCTTTGTACAGGTAATAGCTGCAGATCTATTATCGCAGAAGGACTTGTCAATAAGTATCTCAAACCTCAAGGAATAGAGGCTTTGAGCGCTGGCAGCAATCCTAGTGGCCGTATCAATCCCCATGCCAAAAAGGTTTTGCAAGAAGAGGGAGCTTGGGATGAGAGGTATCATTCAAAGAGTATTGAAGAGGTGATGGAATATGCACCTTTTGACTTGGTCGTGACTGTGTGTGATAATGCAAAAGAGAGTTGTCCCGTGTTTCCTGGAGAGACAAAAACGATTCATGAAGGATTTGCAGATCCTGATGGAAAACCTTATGAAGCCTTTGTGGCTACAAAAGAGGAGATAAAAAGAAGACTTCTTCCAAGAATAGAAAAAGAGTTAAAAGGAGCGTAA
- a CDS encoding metalloregulator ArsR/SmtB family transcription factor, with product MEDFLRTVGALYDETRVKLLKFIDMHGPLCVCDLEASFGMLQSRLSRHLKILKDAGFLHSQRKGRWSYYAVRRPLDRFRSEALEEIRVLPLELPKLEKLSGECKL from the coding sequence ATGGAGGATTTTTTACGCACAGTTGGTGCTTTGTATGATGAGACGAGAGTAAAGCTTCTCAAATTCATTGACATGCATGGGCCTTTGTGTGTATGCGACCTTGAAGCCTCTTTTGGAATGTTGCAATCTCGCCTCTCACGCCACCTGAAAATCCTCAAAGATGCTGGATTTTTGCACAGCCAAAGGAAGGGACGCTGGAGCTACTATGCAGTGCGCAGGCCACTTGATCGCTTTAGAAGTGAGGCTCTTGAAGAAATAAGAGTTCTGCCGTTAGAGCTGCCAAAATTAGAAAAACTCTCAGGAGAATGTAAATTATGA